A single window of Crassostrea angulata isolate pt1a10 chromosome 8, ASM2561291v2, whole genome shotgun sequence DNA harbors:
- the LOC128159209 gene encoding uncharacterized protein LOC128159209, whose amino-acid sequence MEKSSSIPKGYVKLVLVTPNKSGQNLDAAVVPVGGKLYVSISAYISTFVQEDQEPHGPCVRRKSQLGTEQDDAHCMKCSHWPSDAMEWYHRKRPHGWPDRHLIKDIYKKGCHLVAISSKLVDMYNGSWTFDPMSHTREPGDTFNDTQFIVYGIFKLLVKEAFRDKWEVMCSYFMKTLMFWTIEETPKDLWRKERLVSCIEICFKRLIAWVDNGFCPNYFVRENNMFHGKLHEKARESIFMNLSELYGEGWRGLLRCPSLENLRQALEEARHSILDSPSSAIDPNEEFKSLSMQYKNDSRSFPEDVEDRVFFSQLESIEKTHPNFRILEKEFFNTIALLLGKE is encoded by the exons ATGGAAAAGTCTTCATCAATTCCAAAAGGGTATGTGAAACTTGTATTGGTGACTCCAAATAAATCGGGACAGAATTTAGATGCAGCAGTGGTACCAGTTGGCGGGAAATTGTATGTATCCATCTCCGCTTACATATCGACTTTTGTTCAGGAGGATCAGGAGCCCCACGGGCCTTGTGTCAGGAGAAAGTCGCAACTTGGAACGGAGCAAGATGACGCGCATTGCATGAAATGTTCTCATTGGCCGTCAGACGCCATGGAATGGTACCATAGAAAAAGACCCCATGGCTGGCCGGATCGTCACCTTATAAAAGACATATACAAAAAGGGATGTCATTTGGTAGCAATTAGTTCCAAGTTGGTCGACATGTACAATGGAAGCTGGACATTTGATCCTATG TCACACACCCGTGAACCCGGTGACACTTTTAATGATACCCAGTTTATTGTTTATGGGATTTTTAAGCTTTTGGTAAAGGAAGCATTTCGTGATAAATGGGAAGTTATGTGTTCTTATTTCATGAAAACTTTGATGTTCTGGACCATCGAAGAGACTCCAAAAGATCTTTGGAGAAAAGAGCGTTTGGTGTCCTGTATTGAGATCTGTTTCAAGCGACTAATTGCGTGGGTGGACAATGGCTTCTGTCCCAACTATTTTGTAAGGGAAAACAATATGTTCCATGGCAAGTTGCACGAAAAGGCACGCGAGTCGATATTTATGAATCTGTCGGAGTTGTACGGAGAAGGCTGGAGGGGTCTACTGAGGTGTCCGTCCCTTGAAAATCTCCGACAGGCCCTTGAAGAAGCAAGACATAGTATACTTGATAGTCCATCAAGCGCTATCGATCCGAACGAAGAATTTAAATCATTGAGTAtgcaatataaaaatgattCTCGTTCTTTCCCGGAGGACGTAGAAGACAGAGTGTTTTTTTCTCAACTGGAATCAATCGAAAAGACCCACCCAAACTTTAGAATCCTTGAGAAagaatttttcaacactattgCTCTATTACTAGGAAAAGAGTAG
- the LOC128159210 gene encoding uncharacterized protein LOC128159210, which produces MWSDDRDLCDLLAGSLFNAVGYLPVQRLNRRIDDILSKIHHYGRSVEVILTGSWSEGFRMNGTDVDRMYVDKKTLASEHPEDIPSRFCAIKMEKSSSIPKGYVKLVLVTPNKSGQNLDAAVVPVNGKLYVSSFAYISTFVQEDEELHGPCVMTVSPNGTEQDDAYCLECSHWPSDAMEWYHRKRPHGWPDRHLIKDIYKKGCHLVAIGSKIVDNHGHWKFDPMVWRLSFSVAEKRLVYTFNDTQLIVYGIFKLLVKEAFRNEWEVMCSYFMKTLMFWTIEETPKDFWRKERLVSCIEICFKRLIAWVDNGFCPNYFVRENNMFHGKLHEEARESIFMNLSELYEEGWRGLLRCPSLVNLRQTLEGARHGILDSPSSAIDPSEEFKTLSMQNKNDSSSFSEDVVDRSFFSQLESVVNAHSCLEKEFFNTVALLLGEESHLDYLMHDTVTLYQNKVLQHIALIFLYKGLNDPSRCARFRYRQIRRALGLLEKTCSADISRGRLSLATAYYCIGDYSKALNFIRQYESTVENKQGILYFSSRYSSDTEEAYKKNFCNGNLTKVEKASMGVSYDFEIFRAMPVYPKEIGLEMLLVNSTSERVSIPPPPYAIFLKAMCFAQKYDFNKVKILEIELSDCLSSAHKSALHLIYLMLGVCDVKLDQHNEALRHFYHAYCHKKMLTWRHSRCDEWGSVQAPLLYVALQLRLLMW; this is translated from the coding sequence ATGTGGAGCGACGATAGAGACTTATGTGATCTTTTAGCGGGTAGCTTATTCAATGCTGTTGGATATCTACCAGTTCAGAGACTGAACAGACGAATAGACGATATTCTGTCAAAAATTCATCACTACGGGAGAAGTGTAGAAGTTATTTTGACCGGAAGTTGGTCTGAGGGTTTCCGAATGAATGGTACTGATGTTGATAGAATGTATGTTGACAAGAAAACACTTGCATCGGAACATCCAGAAGATATTCCGAGCAGATTTTGTGCTATAAAAATGGAAAAGTCTTCATCAATTCCAAAAGGGTATGTGAAACTTGTATTGGTGACTCCAAATAAATCGGGACAGAATTTAGATGCAGCAGTGGTACCAGTTAACGGGAAATTGTACGTATCAAGCTTCGCTTACATATCGACTTTTGTTCAGGAGGATGAGGAGCTCCACGGGCCTTGTGTCATGACAGTGTCGCCAAATGGAACGGAGCAAGATGACGCGTACTGTCTGGAATGTTCGCACTGGCCGTCAGACGCTATGGAATGGTACCATAGAAAAAGACCTCATGGCTGGCCGGATCGTCACCTTATAAAAGACATATACAAAAAGGGATGTCATTTGGTAGCAATTGGTTCCAAGATCGTCGACAATCACGGACACTGGAAATTTGATCCTATGGTTTGGAGATTGTCGTTTTCAGTTGCCGAGAAAAGACTGGTTTATACTTTTAATGATACCCAGTTAATTGTTTATGGGATTTTTAAGCTTTTGGTAAAGGAAGCTTTTCGTAATGAATGGGAAGTTATGTGTtcttattttatgaaaacattGATGTTCTGGACCATCGAAGAGACTCCAAAGGATTTTTGGAGAAAAGAGCGTTTGGTGTCCTGTATTGAGATCTGTTTCAAGCGACTAATTGCGTGGGTGGACAATGGTTTCTGTCCCAACTATTTTGTGAGGGAAAACAACATGTTCCATGGCAAGTTGCACGAAGAGGCACGCGAGTCGATATTTATGAATCTGTCGGAGTTGTACGAAGAAGGCTGGAGGGGTCTACTGAGGTGTCCGTCCCTTGTAAATCTCCGACAGACTCTTGAAGGAGCAAGACATGGTATACTTGATAGTCCTTCAAGCGCTATCGATCCGAGCGaagaatttaaaacattgagtatgcaaaataaaaatgattctaGTTCTTTCTCAGAAGACGTAGTGGACAGATCGTTTTTTTCTCAATTGGAATCAGTTGTAAACGCTCATTCATGCCTCGAGAAAGAATTTTTCAACACTGTTGCGCTATTACTAGGAGAAGAGTCGCATCTCGATTATTTGATGCACGATACGGTGACATTGTATCAGAACAAAGTCTTACAACACATTGCTTTAATCTTCCTCTACAAAGGTCTGAATGACCCTAGCAGGTGCGCTCGTTTTCGTTACCGACAAATCAGACGAGCCCTGGGTTTATTGGAAAAAACCTGCTCTGCCGATATCAGCAGAGGAAGGCTATCGCTAGCGACGGCGTATTATTGCATTGGAGACTACAGTAAAGCTTTAAACTTCATCCGACAATACGAAAGCACAGTTGAGAACAAACAAGGTATTCTGTACTTCAGTTCGCGCTACTCGAGTGATACAGAGGAAGCATACAAGAAAAACTTTTGTAATGGAAATTTGACGAAAGTGGAAAAGGCGTCCATGGGTGTCTCGTACGATTTTGAGATATTTCGAGCGATGCCAGTTTATCCAAAAGAAATAGGACTGGAAATGTTGCTTGTGAATAGCACTTCGGAAAGAGTGTCTATCCCGCCACCCCCATACGCCATCTTTCTGAAGGCGATGTGTTTCGCCCAAAAATACGATTTCaacaaagtgaaaattttggaaatagAACTTTCAGATTGTCTTTCCTCTGCTCACAAGTCTGCTCTTCATCTTATATATTTAATGCTGGGAGTGTGTGACGTAAAATTGGACCAACATAACGAGGCACTGCGTCATTTTTATCATGCATACTGTCACAAGAAGATGTTGACATGGCGGCATAGTCGCTGTGACGAGTGGGGCTCTGTCCAAGCGCCTCTGTTATACGTTGCTTTGCAGTTAAGACTCCTGATGTGGTGA